Genomic segment of Harmonia axyridis chromosome 6, icHarAxyr1.1, whole genome shotgun sequence:
aaattgtttACTACATCATGTGGAACTGAATCGCCAATAACATTCTTATGATGtgcaatatttttccaattttccaattggatcctaaaacaaaaaaaaaaaaaaaagaagcagaaaggagtactaaatattagttttcattatatcgatttgaagttaactacccattctaaaaacgaatctgaaactgaatggatagcttggaaaccatcatgaaatttataaatcggataatcattcaccaagtggtcaatggtctcttctacaccacactcacatagtgggctatcaatagaatgccatttgaagagggtactattacaacgaccataaTAAGCTACGTAAAAATATTGCGGTTTTTATAAGAACTTCAAAACCAATTCATCTGATATTTTTCACAGATATTTACtgtatattttcaagaaaactcGTAATTACCCCAAAAACAATCCAGACATATATGTGGTTAATGCACACAAGGCAACAAAACTGTTTTAATATCATAGATAGAGTTGaatatgaacaaaaaatgatGGATTTGCTTTCAGATTCTGTAACGTATAAACCTCTTAAATCAGACCCAACAATCAAGATCCAGGTTGAATCTAACAAACTTGTCAAACATTTGGAAACTTGTTTGCTGATAACAGATAGTGAAGGAAAAAAGTTGAGAAAATATAATTCCATTCCCCCTAAAATTTATGGTCTAGTTAAAGTTCATAAGGTAGGTTATCCACTGAGACCGGTAGTATCTTGTTGTAATGCACCTACATATAATATTTCGAAGTTTCTTTGCGCTATGTTGGGAAAAATCAGACCCTTATTCTCGTACTCGATTAAAAACTCTGTTGATCTCATTTCTAGAATTGGTACTATACCAGACAGTCCCGAGGGGTATGTCTTGATAAGCGTGGATGTGAAATCTCTTTTTACGAATATTCCCCAAGATCTAGTGATACGATTGTTACATGAAAACTGGCGTTTATTCAGGaattttatagatatttctCTAGATATCATCGTTACGATAGTCAACTTCGTGttcaaaaatagttattttcagtATAATCGAAAATTTTATGCACAGGTCGGAGGCTCGGCTATGGGCAACCCGGCTTCACCGATTTTAGCTGAATTAATTATGAACAGTCTCATCAAGTTTGTTCTGTTGTCATTGGACTTTTTTATACCTTTTATCTTTGTCTATGTTGATGTCATAATCATGGCGGTCCCTCGTGATAAAATAGAAATTGTTTTGAGAATTTTTAACAGCTTTCATTGTGGCCTACAATTCACacatgaaattgaagaaaatggtAGAATTCCGTTTTTGGATGTCTGGATCATAAGAGAAGACGGATTTATACTCTAAGCCTATTGCTTCTCACAGAACATTACATTTCAGTTCGTTACATACCACATCCCAAAAAATTGCAATAATCAAATCCATAAAACATAAGATCCTCGGTATGTCTCACGAGTGATTCCATACAAAAAATTTTAGAGAGCAAGCAACTTTACTCATTCAGAATGGGTACCCGAGAAGCCTTGTTAGTAGAATTTTTCACACTTCTACTCCTATGGTGACTTCTAGTTGTCCCCCTGACTCGGATGGTGCTGATAAAAAGtacaataatagttatttatgtatcaagGGAGTTAAGAGGGTTTTAACCACAGAGGGCAACAGATTTCAATCCCGAGGGACGTAAGTCCCGAGGGATTGTTGCGTTGCCCGAGGTGGTTAAAATCCAATAACTCacaagatagataattaattttatttcatactgcatgaaatataaaaaccaaattgttttggttttcagaacaaaacGAATTATCTTTATTAAGAATTAAGTAGGCATAGTTGCCATGGAAATGTCACTGACAACATTGTAGATATTTGTCATATCGTGTTTctcatcatattcaaatttgtgaaaatgaatgcaAACTCAGAGAGAATTGAGATTTCAAGAGATTTGTTGGAAAAGGCTGAAAAAGCTCGTTCCGTACTACTCGGAACGAGCTTTTTCAGCCTTTTCCTTTTTGTACTTAAGTTCCGACTTTGTCGGTAACTTAAGTACAAAAAGGAATATGACAAATTTCTGCAGTGGATGGAAGTTAACCGTATGGATAGTAAAAACACGAGTGAAACTGTAATGTTGGCGTATTTTCAAGAGATGGTATCTATTTATTCTTTTAGTCTAATATGTGAATTGGTTTATTTTTCTTACAGTCTGAATTGTATAGTCCTAATTCGCTGTAGACTAAGTGGTCAATGTTAAAATTGATGATGAGAATACATGATGACATAGATGGAAGTGAATTTCACGAATTGGAAGCGTTTCTCAAACGCAAAAGTAAAGGCTATGAGCCAAAAAAGTCTCAAGTGTTTAGTCGGGAAGatattgtcaaatttttgaagaatgcgTCTGATCAAAAATACTTACTTCATAAGGCATGTAATGCAAACTGTAACGATTGCACATTTATTGTTCTGTTTCACAGGTAGTTTTGATTATGGGTTATTTCGGGGGCTGTAGATGTCAAGAacttttgaatatgaaaattaatcACATCGAAGATAGGGGCTCTGTTATGGTGGTTGACATTCCGGAAAGTAAAACAGATATTCGTAAGAGATTTACTATTGTGGAAGAAAACGAGTTCTCTGCATTGAGTCTAGTGAGGAAGTATATGCTTCTACGTCCATCGGGCCCGGAAAGATTTTTTCTAACGTATCGAGGAAAACGTTGCTCAGTTCAACCGGTTGGAAAAAATACATTCGGGAAAATTCCAAGCAAAATTGCTAGTTTTTTGGAATTGTCGAATCCAGAAGCATTCACAGGACATTGTCTGCGAAGGACTTCTGCGACTGCCTTGGTCAATGCAGGAGCAAATATGACAACATTGAAGAGACATGGTGGATGGCGAAGTTCAACGGTGGCAGAAGGGTATTTGGCCGACAGcatggaattgaaaaacaaaactgcaagaATGTTAGCTGGCATGTCAGATGAAAGAAGGGAAACAACTTCATGTTTGAATACAGTCATTAACAGTGACAACCGTTTAATAGAAAATCCTTGCAATTCGGGTAACAACTTTAATGGTAAATTCGACAACTGTCGGTTTATTTTTGTGAACACTTTAGAGGGAGTTAAAGATCTATAACTGCCCTGTTTAACTCCCAAGGGAGTTATGACAATGTTTATAGTTACGGTAACTAAGCATTTATGCCTTTGTaatgtatcagtatgaaataaataaaattataattttcatgacATATCACTTTCCATCTGGTGCAGTTCTGTGTTACATTCGAATGGATGAACCTGCGACCGATACGTCAGAGAGTTTGTTTGGATCCccgaaatgaaagaaaattgttatttttattttctccacgaatttgaatttcttcaaatgattCACATCGTAATTTCTTATTCACAAGGTGAGCtggtgtaattttcatttgcgtTTTTTATGTTCCAGTTTCGAATGttcattgtttgttttttcaattgtaatacaGGGTGAGCCTGTGTGTTTGTTCTATATTGTGTTGTTTGCTGAGAGTAAATTTGTTGTTAGTTCATATTCCAGATCTCATGCTGCCCATTACTAATTTAGGTAAAATTGTTTTTAGCCTGAGGAAGGGAATAAATTTCCCGAAACGTTGCTGCTgaataaattatacataaatagttccttgtgactgatactTTCACCTATTCAAAAGATTAATCATTCATACACatgtaaaattaatatttgaactACCTCCTGTTAAAAACGAATCACTCTTTCATTTGAGAAAACTTCTAggcaatttcaataaaaatattcgatCATTAAAAGCTCTTAATCAACCCATTGAAAGCTGGGATACTCTTTTAGTTTATATATTGTCATCAAAATTGGATTCAATTACCAAAAGAGAATGGGAAGAATACGTGAACGCAAATCTagataaaaaaaacacttccCACAATATCAGAGTTGACTGATTTCCTGTCTAAAAGATGTCAACTTTTGgaaacaattgaaaacaaaagCAAACCTTCAACTAATCCCTATCGAGAAACAAAATACATACAAATTTAGCAACTCAAAAGCAAACATATTCATTTTGTGGagaaaatcatttcaattataaatgtcATAAATTCTTAGAAATGTCTACAAACGAAAGATTAGAAGAAGTTAAGAGAACCAAGCTTTGCACCAATTGATTGAGAGATAATCACTCGCAATCAAAATGCAAATCACTTTCTAATTGCCGAATTTGTAAGAAAAGGCACAATACGTTACCCCATAACAATACTAAAAGCGATACTAAAAGTCCAAATTTCTCGGTAGCTGACGCATCTAGTAATTATTCTGTACCTACTCAGGTAGAAGAAAATGATAATCCAAAAACCCATCAACCAAATTCGACTTTCACTTCAATATTAGAAAATAAGTCGACTAATTCTCTATTCTCAGAAAGTTCTCAGGTAATATTACCAACagctaaaattaatatttttgactCAAACATACACTGGTTCAAGAGTCTTCTGATCAACTATTCTCCTTAATAGCCTAAAGGtctacaaaaaacaaaactaaCATTTGATATTAACCAGTAATCATTTTTATACATTCAAATATCTAATGGTGTTTTAAatttgatatgtttttattcatttaactGCTGAGATATTATGGATGTTCATTAGAACAGTTACGGCCGTGTGCACCGAAGAATGTATTTCAAGATTATTTAACTCGAGTTAAATCTTTATTTCCGTCGCAGTTATCAAATAATCTTGTATTAGATTCTTCGGTGGACATGGGCTTCAGTCTAGCATAAACAAAGTTTGGTAATTTGAACAATACCTACCACCCAGATGAACATTCGTCCAATGAATATCCCTATTAAAATTGGGAACTCCATAGAACTTATCCGCCATCCTGTCATACAAAGCATGACTGGCATCCTCACTTATACAAGACGAACTAGTATGACTTTGACTAAGCACATCAGATTCGAACAAGGAGGAAGTTTTCAGATAGTTTATTTTAGACAGATCATGGCTCACCGTTGACACATTACCATCTTCTTTTTTCAGAGGACCTTTCGTTTTGAGTACGCTTGAAGTAATAAGTTTGGTTGCTTTTCGGTCTTTATAATCTTCGCTTGACATTTTGGAACTCTCAAAAAATGGCAATCGCTGAAAAGACGattctattatttattattctactccatagaataataaataagaTGCATCGAAAACCAGGTGTATCTACTCATACCGGTAAAACTTTCAGAcgaaacgggagatttttcaaatttatatctacttgatttcgagagatcgcgtCAGTTTCAGATGGgacatacatcgtttatatttgacatttctctcaattctcggcactcctattttatattctatgctcgtgaAAATCTTCTAgactctgtcattatattccattaattccattaaaattcgatatttattaTGTTAGGTCGTTAAGTCTAAAATCAGTTTTTAAACGGCAAATGacaggaattcgaaaatttctgaatagCGTCACCTTaaagaactctggtgaagcagaataCAAAAGCAACAGGTccatatctcaaaaagtctgaaaaaaatcgaatcagtacacacactaGGGAGTCTTTGCCGAAAACGGTtattctgtttggttcaatagttctcaagttcataaaattgatgcacagcttaacgtttctatgagaattatcaatgGAACTATAAGATCCACACCTTTagattggttaccagtgctatcacatatacttcagCCTCATATTCctagacaggtctcagtcaagaaagtGTCTTTAGTAATAGTCTAAtcattgatccttcagagaatgTTCTAGATTTAAATcctcctaggaaaatttggtgtattttaaatcgacttaggactggtcatggtcatTGTAATAgttatgctcttcaaatggcattttgATAGCCCACTACGTGACTGTGGTGTCGAAGAAACcattggtgaatacttgtccaattcataaatttcatggtggtttccaagctatccttGTGGGCACACATAATAAAGTATAGATACAATTGCAGTTTTATATCCTTAATTTAATCTTCCCTTGTAATTATATCGTTTCAGCTGACCGAACCACATATATCAGAGATATTTCTCTGATAATTCTTGGATTTTACGAGCCCTAATTACGAGAATTCTTCTTATTTACGTAGTCTCCGACTTGAAAATGGATCCCATCAAagaagatgatttttcaatgaaaattcgaaTCATTTTGAGGCATTTGATTCACTAGCGCGAAAATATTCTTATTTCTTAGTATCGAGTATTATGGTTGAATATGTCCTACATAAATACTACCTTAAGACGAACAAGTTGCCGATGGATGCTGGGATTGCTcggtcataaaaaatatacaattgtgctactcgaaaaatttcaatagaatctatctggcttcaaaatttccgatttaataacagatttttcaaaaatcaatctTGTTATCATCATTCACGTGTTTGATTGATCGGACGAATGACTCGactaattcaaaataattaacaaaattatatgaaatggaTTTAGAAACTGCCAACTAAATAACCCTTGAATGTGAATCAAAGATATGGAAGAAGAAATTATCGAGAATCCTCGATTCAAAACTTGTGCAATATCGGTATACTTCCTTAATATGATAGGAAGTTATATTTCCTAACATATCGATACTACgcaaaatatttttcctacaactgttaTGGAAAGTaccgtattcttcatagcttactcagtTTCAAAATGATGGAactattgctcatactgtgagaaatattatttcatacggcactttgcccacacctcgcttgatagaccaatgaaattggtctTTTGAAAAGTCGTTTTCCTACAATTGCTAttaaaagtagcgtattctttatagcttacttaatttcaaaactatgtattgctcatactgcgggaaatattatttctcacggcactttgcccacacctcgcttggtagaccaatgaaattgggcttttgagtcatttctatggaaatgcaataaattcGCAAATATTGtaaacgaaggccattttgatttgaatcaagtccattacttgaattattgaaattcgtgcagttgtaggaaaaaaattgtgtgcaacatgtggagaaagtccttttctcgctcatGTGTTTGCGGCATAAACTTCCACAGTCGCGAGAAACGTTAGACTTTCCCcaattgttgcacaatatacgaTTCTATAGTTATGCAAGAAATgaacagatactgtcaacgaatgtcattttgaattgaatcgggtgcatttcttgaattattcaaattttgtgcAGTTCTAGGAAAAGTATAGTCTGCAACATGTGGTGACTgtttttttctcactcgtgtgtttgcgaaaatgttggactttccccacttgttgtaGAATATACTATATTAGGTACGTTACCAGTATCGACCGTCACGCTGAAAAGAACTCAAGAGACTGAAAACGTCTTTAGAATAAGATCCACACCATGTCTAGATCTGACGTGGTTTACCGCATTCCATGTGAGAACTGTGAGTCTGTGTATGTTGGACAGACATCACAATGTTTAAAAAGACGGTATCTCAATACATAAGAGTGACGCCAGATTACGACCTGATAGATGTGCATTGGCTAGCCATTCGTCCTCTCTAGACCATAATTTTAAGTTTgatgaagttgaaatattatgtaccaattccaactataataaaagaagtttccttgaaatgtgtttcataaatgaaaatgaaaataatataaataagaacACTGACTTAAAGAATTTGAGTGTTGTATTGTAACGccctttttgcgtcactggcgcctctgccaattgcccttcagcactttgcagtagtatctcgagcgccagtcaattttagggagaaattgacaaaccttaccagggcagcttagtgaagacaggattcggtgtcacctaggatggtagcggtgaccaagtaacaaacaacgcaacaaaattaataggtttattgattcaattatacaatacagacaatctcagTAAAAACGGGAAATCAGGAAAAGCATAAACTATATCAATTTGTATACTTCAATTCGGTTACTGAGATgatttgtactgtctacaactactgtgtccttacctcaccaatttaatgtcagtcagaaccgttgaacaagttagtcggatccgggagccgggaaattatgatatttggagattgagaatcgtggattttgtagagtcgggaaggaatgaaaactaatcctaacgcgttgaaaaactccaccggtacaccaccctctcgttgtctctatcaaatgaaacccttgaatattcactcgcaagaaagtcacaagtaaaaattagcaaactccccagaaaaagactaacaagtaagtttactgatgaaaatggcgattttcgacctcagaaacggatttgtaattattggcgttcaattaccaattttactattttccggtcacctggtaaccacttaaccaaaatgtcttttctaAAACTAAAACTACTGCCTAAACTTCTAAATCTAACTAACTAACTACTGAACTAACTACTACCTAAATCTATCTGAATAACTAACTTTACTATACTACTGAAAACTACTAAGCAACTATCTGAATGCCTGAACATCAATTTATACTGACTGCCTAAACATGAATTACCGATTTTGGGTCGGTTACCcccttttataacttcggtgcGGGACGGTGAAAGAATTTAGTCCACGTGActcttcatgtcgacaaaaacctcgtttttcgagaaaattctcttggcggaacgtaatctgacatatggaaaaaaaaaaatatcagcggtaaaaacgccgaaataaataatttcttatattatttcactcggattattcgaggccctggtcggttgaaaaacatgaagcatggactttttcattatcgcggtgaacaattaataaattatttccaatatttacggaatatatcagaatgattaatttaaacggaaaacaataaaatattctttagacggagcctgattattcctatgggaataatcagacttcgttacatCCCCCCTGGTTCGGAAAAATTCAAGTTACGGTGaaacagaaatttgaattctaaaaacaaacaaaaaaaaaaaataaccgaaTACTCTCCTGTCTTATTACGCGGGATATATGGGAAGTACGGGTCTGACTGTTACGTTACGCTATCAAAGACTATAATGTTGTTGTAGACAGTatgacatataaaaataaaactttgctCTATGAATCGATGTCAAATTCAAACGTCGgcttctttcttctgtcatccgGGGTGATTTGAATTGAATGTGTTTGGgaatttcttcatctcgggGTTGTGGAATAGCTCTCATTCccatttccatgaagtttccAAGTGTCGGTGAAAAATTCAAACGCCGTCTTCCTTCTTCGGTCATCCGGGGTGATTTGAATGTGTACATGTTTGGGgaatttcttcatctcgggGTTGTGGAGTTGAACTCATTCCCATCTCCATGAAGTTTCCAAGTGTCGGTGAAATAATCTGATGTCAGGTGTGGATTATCCCGTTCTCCGGTGAGTAGTTCTGTGATTTCCATATCTCGATGAATCATGCCATATTATTTCAGAGGGACGTCGAAGTTCCCAGTCAGATGAGTCGAAACCATTCCAAACCCATTGAATATATGGAATATACTGGTTGATTTACCTGTGGATATTACAAGGAATCAGTGACTGTATGATGAGATTTTCAGAACGGTGAAAATTCTTCCAGTTATACAGTTTAAATTGTctatatgaaaaattgaaatggaatCCAAATGTCCACCAGAGTAATAATTGACAGGCCATGATGTCCAACCCTTCTAATACTTCTTCCTTGGATGATGACATGATTAAATCTTCAGGACTGACTGATTACATGTCTTCGGTGGAATTGGGCCTACAGCTGATCATCCGATGAAAGGTGTGTTGCCTATCTCCAGCATTTATTCTCATCGGTGAGTATCTAGCCTCTTAGAAAACTTCATCTGTAACACTGCGGAATATTTCAGTAATTTATCAGAACAGTAAGAGATTAGAAATGGCATTCTTCAAATAGATTACACAGTGAAACTACTAATTTATATCTGATGGCCTTTGAAATTCGGGGCAAGTGACTGGAATTGTTTCTATTGTATAATATTCACTGACTTATTATGTACTATTCAGTTTCATCAACATTTACAGATTAAAAATCAGTCTACTAGTCTTGAATATAATGTTATCAGATATTGGGTTAGGCCCTATATGGTTTTATACAGTTTTACAGGATTATGGAACAAAAACAACGGTATCTTCTTTGTAATTCTATTTTTCCCATCATTCTTTTTGTTCTATCTCATTTTCCGCTGCATGGCCTCCCTTTCTGTGCATCTTGCACATGGATGCCTGGCTGGTTGTTCCGACCTAGTTGCTGGCGGTCGTGGGGCCAGTTTCCTGGGTACGCACTCGCAGTACCTGGTCTGCGTACCTATCAAACCACATCTGCTGCAAAATAGGAGTGGTGGACCTCGACACTCCTGCCGCGAGGGGCATGTCTTGCCGCACTTCCAGCACGTGTTGGATCTCACCTCCAGATAGACCCTAGATCCCATCGTACCTACCGTACGGACATTCTTGGGGGCCGGTGTGgtttgatctgaaacatatggtTTAGTTATACCGGTGTTGTCTTCCACACTCGTCCTGAATGGAGTTTTAGAACCGGTATCTTGCTTACTGGCACGCAGCTGGCACAAAGGGGGGGTCTGTGTAGACTGTGTAGTGGTCCGTTTCACCACCCTCTCCACTCTTGCTAGGGTGTTTCTCCCTCGCACTGACGATACCGAGCTCTGGGGGGTTCCGGGCATCCGCATCTCCGTCGTTGCTCTCCTCCTTAACACCGGTACTTCCTTGAacggcgcatccaccatcttTCGAGGTTGCATCTTTCCTGCCAGTTGCTGTTGGGGTACTTTGAACTTTTGGCACGAAGTGCAGTTCCGGACATATTTCGCAATGTCCCTAAACATACCTGGCCAGTAATAATTCCGCGAGATCTTCGCAATCATATTAGCTATTCCCAGATGTCCAGCCAAGGCAGAGTCGTGGTTTTCTTTCAGTACTTTGGTCCTCTGTTCGGTGGGTATACACAACTTCCAGGGATGGCCTGTTCCAGCTTCCCTGACGTCTGATGAATCCCAAAAGTGTCGGTGCAATCTTCCATTGATGATGGAATACTTGGGGCAGTGCTCTGGTCCTTTCTCTACTTCCTGAAACTTATTTTTGTACCACTTACATTGCATACCTGTTTCTTTCAGTTGGACACAGTTGAGTGTCGGCAATGGATTTCTTGACAGGCTGTCGGCAAGTCTGTTGTGGGATCCTCTTCGATTCTGGAGGTGTTTTTCGGGAGTCTGCACCTCTATGACCTCTTGGCTAACCTGTTTAGCTCTGGGGATCCGTCGTCCTTCTAGATAACATTCGGTGTTCTTGATATCCAGGGAGAAGTTGTATGTCTTCAGCATCTCTATTCCCAGGATTAAGTCGACTGGTAAGTTGGGTACAAGTAAGAATTCTATGTTCTTCAGGGCATAATCGGCTATCACCATTCCAAGGTGATACATCTTCGGTATGGCTGTAGTTTGTCCATTTGCTACCATGACAGCTTCAGTCGTTGATTTTTCTCCCTTGATTCCGTTTCTTTCACACAGCTGGGCCACCCTCTGACTACAGCAGCTCTTTGCCGCACCAGTGTCTATCAATGCATGGAATAACTTTCCCTCAATGTGCACTTCTACCAGAGGCCAGCTGTCGTTGCTAACGATAGGAATTACTGTAGTTAGGAACCCCGCTGAAGTTGACGGTGTCGTTCCTCTCCGGTTTTGAGGACATGGGCAGTCTCGTGAGAGGATATTTTCTCGTTGACATCGGGAGCAAAACATTTTCGGTGTCCCTCGGCAGTCTCGACGTAGGTGGCCATATCCCCCGCATCTGAAGCATTGTGTCTGGGAGGACACTCTTCGCTCCGGTGGTGATCCATTCCGATCCTGGGAGGTGTTGGCATTTCCTGTTCTGTTGGTCGAGTATTCCGGTGGCCTCGAGGGCAGATGGGGACGATCTGGTCCAGGGGATACTGAGCAATTCCAGTCTTCTATCCTTGTGGCTGTGGTTAGCGGTCTTGACGGGCCCTTCTTCGGAGATGGAGATGGTGTGGGAGCTTTCTGACGAGTACTGTGGTTTCGTTGTTTAGTATTCTCCGAAATTGCAGAGAGGTTGGCCGGGTAGTCCTGTTGACGACGTTGATGATATGTTAGATGTGGTTCATCGATGAGGCTGGGTTTAACCGGTGGTTTGGTATAATGTCCCATCTGCCATTGAAccatttcaaaaacttttcccTTTTTCAGGAGTTCATCATACGTGGTGGTCTCTTGAAAGGCCAAAGCCTGTTGCAGTGATGGCAATAACCTctgtcttatcagtcgaatctgTTCACTCTCAGTGGGACGATTGCAAGTCAGCTTCTGGAACAAATTTTGCATCCGGGTGACATACAGTAGTAACTTCTCATCAGGACCTTGCATCCTCTTCTTGATTTCATCCAGTAGGTTCTCTTCATAGTTGACTGGTAAGAATGCCTCTTTTAATTGAGTCTTGAAGTCGTCCCAGTTTCTGAAGAGTCCCCTCCGGGGGATGAACCAATCTTTGGCATCCTTTCGCAGAAGTTCGTAAATCGATTCGAACACATGTTCTAAGGATGTCTTTCGGGATTCAGCAAGTCTCTCTATCTCTTCTATAAATCCGGTTACGCTATCAGTcccatcaaaataaatattccatttatgaaTGGGTACCGTTGCGGTCGGTGTTGACTTCTGTTGGGTGTCATGTCGGGGGTTCAAATCTATTATTGATTCCGTCGGATGGGGGAATGACACCCTTCTCATAGAGCTCGTCCACCTACTATGAGTTGGCCCCTCTTGTTGTTCCACATTCTGTCTCTGTGGTTGAGAAACTGGCATTGTTGGTAAATGCTGTAGTAAATCTTCACATTCCTGTCTAGTTTCATTCAGGACCTGtgctaattttgatttatttttaggtGTCGCAGCCTGGGGAATTGGAACCTGTGGTAGTGGCTGATCATCAGCGTCCAATGTTATCAACGATGTCTCCAGTGGTGCAACCTTAGTTGGCTGTATGGGAGACATCCCCGGCGACTGTGGGATCTCTACATCCAAAAGCGATCCATCCGGATGATTCGATGGCTGCGGTCTGTCTGCAGTCACTAGTGCCTCCAATGACCTCAAGGCCCGAGCTGCAGTCTCCTTTAATTTTTCTATCATCTGTGACTCGGTTTCATTTTCAGTGATAATAAAATTCAGTCTTCTCTGAATGTGTATCAATCTTGTTGAAATCCGAGTATATTCATTTGTGGTGTTCCCAGTGTCAAAGTGTTTAATGGTTTCCAGCAAGTCGGTGAGTTTGTTCTGACAGGACTCCATGTC
This window contains:
- the LOC123681924 gene encoding uncharacterized protein LOC123681924, with the protein product MLKLMMRIHDDIDGSEFHELEAFLKRKSKGYEPKKSQVFSREDIVKFLKNASDQKYLLHKVVLIMGYFGGCRCQELLNMKINHIEDRGSVMVVDIPESKTDIRKRFTIVEENEFSALSLVRKYMLLRPSGPERFFLTYRGKRCSVQPVGKNTFGKIPSKIASFLELSNPEAFTGHCLRRTSATALVNAGANMTTLKRHGGWRSSTVAEGYLADSMELKNKTARMLAGMSDERRETTSCLNTVINSDNRLIENPCNSGNNFNGKFDNCRFIFVNTLEGVKDL
- the LOC123681925 gene encoding uncharacterized protein LOC123681925, translated to MDVNRLLNDELTYELQLRGQTIPSTVTLKRSLLRQVLKLNLPLQPTGTNPTLDMESCQNKLTDLLETIKHFDTGNTTNEYTRISTRLIHIQRRLNFIITENETESQMIEKLKETAARALRSLEALVTADRPQPSNHPDGSLLDVEIPQSPGMSPIQPTKVAPLETSLITLDADDQPLPQVPIPQAATPKNKSKLAQVLNETRQECEDLLQHLPTMPVSQPQRQNVEQQEGPTHSRWTSSMRRVSFPHPTESIIDLNPRHDTQQKSTPTATVPIHKWNIYFDGTDSVTGFIEEIERLAESRKTSLEHVFESIYELLRKDAKDWFIPRRGLFRNWDDFKTQLKEAFLPVNYEENLLDEIKKRMQGPDEKLLLYVTRMQNLFQKLTCNRPTESEQIRLIRQRLLPSLQQALAFQETTTYDELLKKGKVFEMVQWQMGHYTKPPVKPSLIDEPHLTYHQRRQQDYPANLSAISENTKQRNHSTRQKAPTPSPSPKKGPSRPLTTATRIEDWNCSVSPGPDRPHLPSRPPEYSTNRTGNANTSQDRNGSPPERRVSSQTQCFRCGGYGHLRRDCRGTPKMFCSRCQRENILSRDCPCPQNRRGTTPSTSAGFLTTVIPIVSNDSWPLVEVHIEGKLFHALIDTGAAKSCCSQRVAQLCERNGIKGEKSTTEAVMVANGQTTAIPKMYHLGMVIADYALKNIEFLLVPNLPVDLILGIEMLKTYNFSLDIKNTECYLEGRRIPRAKQVSQEVIEVQTPEKHLQNRRGSHNRLADSLSRNPLPTLNCVQLKETGMQCKWYKNKFQEVEKGPEHCPKYSIINGRLHRHFWDSSDVREAGTGHPWKLCIPTEQRTKVLKENHDSALAGHLGIANMIAKISRNYYWPGMFRDIAKYVRNCTSCQKFKVPQQQLAGKMQPRKMVDAPFKEVPVLRRRATTEMRMPGTPQSSVSSVRGRNTLARVERVVKRTTTQSTQTPPLCQLRANQTTPAPKNVRTVGTMGSRVYLEVRSNTCWKCGKTCPSRQECRGPPLLFCSRCGLIGTQTRYCECVPRKLAPRPPATRSEQPARHPCARCTEREAMQRKMR